In a single window of the Halanaerobiaceae bacterium ANBcell28 genome:
- a CDS encoding glycosyltransferase — protein sequence MKKDSSISLCMIVKDEENNIKNCLESVYKYVDEIIIVDTGSRDNTLSIAKNYQVTIIKESWYDDFSRARNTSLEHAQGDWILYLDADEYLPEKTVKKLSELSKNKIASAWLFSIISPINDNTANRHANIRMFRNKKNYFFQGKIHEQIKPSIIKNDPEAVILNSGLDIYHSGYRNDYRGRKAKTLRNIRILKQELKKREKNPFLNFNIAKSYYVLGKYQLSQKHYQIAVENIDDHSDIRPVLYRNYSLCLIETGEFKVAISLLKKAVLEYEDYPDLYFIMAHIYWDLGWIKEAKKYYNLCLNIKKISIKYTTSPGVNTFLALENIGEICLRENNIKKATKYFEKAYLSNKSFQLLVKILSCLQKILKKDKEIIQYFLKDDLKLSFTQMITLFYKSKNYNLCFEYYQIEEEKNNNQIKKITKKEIKKVSYYLADSMLRCHKFQEVKRFLEYNQEFLSPEKVLEISAIISFIDKPRKNIDNFLIKYKSKYIIHLAYSIVNKLIFTTNLETDFPQNYVDIEIVKKKQRLISKLKNIMFSVYDLGDKDLSITIARFISYISNEDYNYILAKVLIENKYEDEALFYFLQSLYRTSEYAEKYYYIGKIYEDKLQLQKAFKYYHKASQISNEEKYRLSALNCILKSRKTYINLILNNQNKYELQNTMLDIISAEKKISNLIRGLGNG from the coding sequence ATGAAAAAAGATTCTTCAATATCTTTATGTATGATAGTCAAAGATGAAGAAAATAATATAAAAAATTGTTTAGAATCTGTTTATAAATATGTAGATGAAATAATAATTGTAGATACTGGTTCAAGAGATAATACTCTTAGTATTGCAAAAAATTATCAAGTCACTATCATAAAAGAAAGCTGGTATGATGACTTTTCCAGGGCTAGAAATACGAGCTTGGAACATGCTCAAGGTGATTGGATTTTATACCTTGATGCAGACGAATATCTTCCAGAGAAAACAGTTAAAAAATTAAGTGAACTTTCTAAGAATAAAATAGCATCTGCCTGGCTGTTTTCTATCATTAGCCCAATAAATGATAATACAGCTAATAGACATGCCAATATACGGATGTTTAGAAATAAAAAGAATTATTTCTTTCAGGGAAAGATTCATGAACAAATTAAACCATCTATTATAAAAAATGATCCTGAAGCAGTTATTTTAAATTCAGGTTTAGATATATATCATAGTGGATACAGAAATGATTACCGTGGAAGAAAAGCAAAAACTTTAAGAAATATTAGGATTTTAAAGCAAGAATTAAAGAAAAGAGAAAAAAACCCTTTTCTGAATTTTAATATAGCAAAAAGTTATTATGTATTAGGGAAATATCAATTATCTCAAAAACATTATCAAATAGCAGTAGAAAATATAGATGATCACTCAGATATTAGACCAGTCCTCTATCGTAATTATAGCTTGTGTCTTATAGAAACAGGTGAATTTAAAGTCGCTATATCATTACTTAAAAAAGCGGTCTTAGAATATGAAGATTATCCAGATTTATATTTTATAATGGCTCACATATACTGGGATTTAGGTTGGATAAAAGAGGCAAAAAAATATTATAATCTATGTCTTAATATAAAAAAAATTAGTATAAAATATACTACAAGTCCCGGAGTTAATACCTTCCTGGCACTGGAGAATATAGGTGAAATATGTTTGCGAGAGAATAATATAAAAAAAGCAACCAAATACTTTGAGAAAGCATATCTATCTAATAAATCTTTTCAATTATTAGTAAAAATATTATCCTGTCTTCAAAAGATTTTAAAGAAAGATAAAGAAATAATCCAATATTTTTTAAAAGATGATTTAAAACTTTCATTTACACAGATGATAACTCTATTTTATAAAAGTAAAAATTATAATTTATGTTTTGAGTATTATCAAATAGAAGAAGAGAAAAATAATAATCAAATAAAAAAAATTACAAAAAAAGAAATAAAGAAGGTATCCTATTATCTTGCTGATTCAATGCTAAGATGTCATAAATTTCAAGAAGTAAAACGATTTCTAGAATATAATCAAGAGTTTCTTTCTCCAGAAAAAGTATTGGAAATATCAGCAATTATTTCATTTATAGATAAACCTAGAAAAAATATAGATAATTTCTTGATAAAATATAAAAGCAAATATATTATACATCTTGCTTATAGCATAGTAAATAAATTGATTTTTACTACTAATCTAGAAACAGATTTTCCCCAAAACTACGTCGATATAGAAATTGTCAAAAAAAAGCAAAGACTTATAAGCAAACTTAAAAATATAATGTTTTCTGTGTATGATTTAGGCGATAAAGATTTATCAATAACTATAGCTAGGTTTATAAGTTATATTAGTAATGAAGATTATAATTATATATTAGCTAAAGTTTTAATTGAAAATAAATATGAAGATGAGGCTTTGTTTTATTTTCTACAATCATTATATAGGACATCAGAATATGCTGAAAAGTACTATTATATTGGCAAAATATATGAAGATAAGCTGCAGTTACAAAAGGCTTTTAAATATTATCATAAGGCTAGTCAGATTAGTAATGAAGAAAAATACCGATTATCTGCTCTTAACTGTATTTTGAAAAGTAGAAAGACTTATATAAATTTAATTCTTAATAATCAAAATAAATATGAACTTCAGAACACAATGTTGGATATAATATCTGCCGAGAAAAAAATAAGTAATCTAATTAGGGGGTTAGGAAATGGCTAA
- a CDS encoding glycosyltransferase, which translates to MAKTLSLCMIAKNEANNISRCINSALKFVDEIIVIDTGSCDNTGEIALSLGAKVFWEEWENDFSKARNSSLEKASSDWILFMDCDEELNEETAISLHDYLEDDLYEAYFLKVKNIMGNNEDMTFPAVRLFKNREDYRFTGKIHEQIVNPIISKYGQNKIGYANIEIKHYGYDSSLVNIERKINRNLEILKDYPEENKDGFYFFNLATEFLRLNKNEKALENFLIALDKTSPERYYGPVLVKKAMTTLINMKKYQDAVLRLQYYQSIYKDFADLYFLESFAHKNCGRYTEGLKCMEKYNQVNNKSFLYPAQESYNGITAEAMITYLGKHCINKKPSLSVCIIAKDEGKNLIRSIFSVNEIADEIIYIDTGSTDNSIEVAYQMGAKVYKKEWRNSYSEIKNYAITHAKGDWIFSLNGDEFLGENQGMKISKEILNREAEGFILKIVSFRDMACSLSKASVKGKCILFKNKGHFFKGDCDEDITSSIITMGGNVEKADIQVNHLDINDEENKNNKDIIKKNIILNLKNKEMKNYLLAKYYFEKNNYLESQQFFQKYLQEKKEEHSLSSDFIYFYTLTFLNLKKYKEVIKILQDIENVFPDYPDLIYIRGTAYYMLGDLNKAEQSFKYCLEIGEAAWDKYIINPGTGSFKVFVSLAVLYSKKGDLSNSLDSLIKACNISGGLELAISTLVELFQNFNFEFSLEDFLINNNLNSFRVYLIIAATYRKYADYEKSYIFMDKAAGLYSSDNNIDYKYLLQESESLYNDYLSNIGIDIGNK; encoded by the coding sequence ATGGCTAAAACATTAAGCTTATGTATGATTGCTAAAAACGAAGCTAATAATATCTCAAGATGTATTAATAGTGCCCTTAAATTTGTGGATGAAATTATAGTAATTGATACTGGTTCATGTGATAATACTGGAGAAATAGCCTTATCTTTAGGCGCGAAGGTATTTTGGGAAGAGTGGGAGAATGATTTTAGTAAAGCTAGAAATAGTTCTTTAGAAAAGGCAAGCTCTGATTGGATTCTATTCATGGATTGTGATGAAGAATTGAATGAAGAAACAGCAATCAGTTTGCATGATTATCTAGAAGATGACTTATATGAGGCATATTTTTTAAAGGTTAAAAACATTATGGGCAATAATGAAGATATGACCTTTCCCGCAGTCCGTCTTTTTAAAAACAGAGAGGATTATCGCTTTACAGGTAAAATTCATGAACAGATTGTCAATCCTATCATTAGCAAATATGGTCAGAATAAAATAGGCTATGCAAATATAGAAATTAAACATTATGGTTATGATTCTTCTTTAGTAAATATTGAAAGGAAAATAAATAGAAATTTAGAGATATTAAAGGACTATCCTGAAGAAAATAAAGATGGATTTTATTTTTTTAATCTAGCTACTGAATTTTTAAGGTTGAATAAAAATGAAAAAGCATTAGAAAATTTTTTGATAGCACTAGATAAGACCAGCCCTGAACGCTATTATGGTCCTGTTTTGGTTAAAAAGGCAATGACAACTTTGATAAATATGAAGAAATATCAAGATGCTGTTTTACGATTACAATATTATCAATCAATTTATAAAGACTTTGCTGATTTGTATTTTTTGGAATCCTTTGCTCATAAAAACTGTGGAAGATATACAGAAGGTTTAAAGTGTATGGAAAAATATAATCAGGTAAATAATAAGTCATTTCTTTATCCAGCACAGGAGAGTTATAACGGCATAACAGCAGAAGCTATGATTACTTATCTGGGAAAACATTGTATTAATAAAAAACCTTCATTAAGTGTATGCATAATTGCTAAAGACGAAGGAAAAAACCTAATCAGGTCAATTTTTAGTGTAAATGAGATAGCTGATGAAATTATTTATATAGATACTGGTAGTACTGACAATAGTATAGAAGTTGCTTATCAAATGGGAGCAAAAGTGTATAAAAAGGAGTGGCGAAATTCTTATTCTGAAATTAAAAATTATGCTATTACACATGCTAAAGGCGATTGGATTTTTTCTTTAAATGGAGATGAATTTCTAGGAGAAAATCAAGGGATGAAAATTTCTAAAGAAATTCTTAATAGAGAAGCCGAGGGGTTCATTTTGAAAATTGTTAGCTTTAGAGATATGGCATGTTCTCTTTCAAAAGCGTCTGTAAAAGGCAAGTGTATATTATTCAAAAATAAAGGTCATTTTTTTAAAGGTGATTGCGATGAAGATATAACGTCTTCTATTATTACAATGGGTGGTAATGTAGAGAAAGCAGATATACAAGTAAATCATTTAGATATTAATGACGAAGAAAATAAAAATAATAAAGATATTATTAAAAAAAATATAATTTTAAACCTTAAAAATAAAGAAATGAAAAATTATTTATTAGCTAAATATTATTTTGAAAAAAATAATTACCTGGAATCTCAGCAATTTTTTCAGAAATACTTACAAGAAAAAAAAGAGGAGCACTCACTTAGTTCTGATTTTATTTATTTTTATACATTAACTTTTTTAAATTTAAAAAAATACAAGGAAGTTATTAAAATTTTACAGGATATCGAAAATGTCTTCCCAGATTATCCAGACCTTATTTATATAAGAGGGACTGCTTATTATATGTTGGGAGACTTAAATAAAGCTGAGCAGTCTTTTAAATATTGTTTGGAAATTGGTGAAGCAGCATGGGATAAATATATAATAAATCCTGGTACTGGAAGTTTCAAGGTTTTTGTTTCTCTTGCGGTCTTATATTCAAAAAAAGGTGATTTATCAAATTCATTAGATTCGTTAATAAAAGCCTGCAATATTTCAGGTGGCCTAGAATTAGCTATAAGTACTTTAGTGGAATTGTTTCAAAATTTCAACTTCGAATTTTCGTTAGAAGATTTTTTGATAAATAATAATTTGAATTCATTTCGTGTTTATTTAATTATTGCAGCTACTTATAGAAAATATGCTGATTATGAGAAAAGTTATATATTTATGGATAAAGCAGCAGGTCTGTACTCAAGTGATAATAATATAGATTACAAATATTTACTTCAGGAAAGTGAAAGTTTATATAATGATTATTTGTCTAATATAGGTATTGATATTGGTAATAAGTAA
- a CDS encoding carboxypeptidase-like regulatory domain-containing protein encodes MLKIAQSDTFIINASAPKELPKGGQEINVNLSLEKIKSEGKRIVRGLIRDDCGNPLENATVKVFTLDYKPVDHTFSDIKGEYRFDQLAKGSYRITAKKEPGYILSESKSFALAKEGTVNLDISLDPIPDTAIISSIYGKIYDIEGKAIPNAQVNIFQKNDSNSETLFAETETNQSGQFFTVNLPAGEYIVKANKRGYKLSQGTIVVIDNNEFAEVNISLIINKSENMGTVSGIISDKHNNPIHGAFVALYKLNGEKEKLINLARSNIEGLYLFTEVEPGEYLVKAKGIKLS; translated from the coding sequence GTGTTAAAAATAGCTCAATCTGATACTTTTATAATTAATGCATCTGCTCCTAAAGAACTACCTAAAGGTGGCCAAGAAATAAATGTTAATTTAAGTTTGGAAAAAATAAAATCAGAGGGAAAACGAATCGTTCGTGGTTTAATCAGAGATGATTGTGGTAATCCTCTTGAAAATGCGACTGTTAAAGTATTTACTCTAGACTATAAGCCAGTAGATCATACTTTCAGTGATATTAAAGGAGAATATCGTTTTGATCAATTAGCGAAAGGAAGTTATAGGATAACTGCAAAAAAAGAACCTGGGTATATATTATCAGAGAGTAAAAGTTTTGCATTAGCTAAAGAGGGAACTGTTAATTTAGATATTAGTTTGGATCCAATCCCTGATACAGCTATTATATCATCTATATATGGTAAAATTTACGACATAGAAGGCAAAGCAATTCCTAATGCTCAGGTTAATATCTTCCAAAAAAACGACTCTAATTCCGAAACTTTGTTTGCAGAAACTGAAACAAACCAAAGTGGACAATTTTTTACCGTAAATCTACCTGCTGGTGAGTATATAGTAAAAGCAAACAAACGTGGTTATAAACTTAGTCAAGGAACCATTGTTGTTATTGATAATAATGAATTTGCAGAAGTTAATATATCATTAATAATTAATAAGTCTGAAAACATGGGAACAGTTTCTGGTATTATATCAGATAAACATAACAATCCAATCCATGGTGCCTTTGTAGCACTTTATAAGCTAAATGGTGAAAAAGAAAAATTAATTAATTTAGCTCGTAGTAATATAGAAGGATTATATTTATTTACTGAGGTAGAACCGGGAGAATATCTTGTTAAAGCCAAAGGTATTAAATTATCATAA
- a CDS encoding AAA family ATPase: MDNMDNIYTIKKALDEDKGKLIVRISFADMEKMGVNIGDTILLKKEDIRFAVRVLPILSNDENMLIQINKMILKNLNAKIDDKIIVENVVLKPAEYINFTFVEKYKKENIKEDYLCKYFINAPVKKGLLLDVYTNGKLVCEVEVIDTKPEGLVLVNKNTYISIKEDLDENAKEKLYKNNHIKGKEKIEEKEMLKDYKFIFLKEARVKWNEIGGLDVQKELLIQNVEWPIIYSEFFTSLGLNKIDSFLIHGRTGVGKSMLVNALSRKINYNFFSIDPVELINKWYEDPKKGVIEIFNKAIEMKKTLIFFDKIDILFSSKKILNSSRIEKALFTFLNEMQKDLSKSNIIVFAACRKLKNLNPLLLENNTFKLILSLDLPDKNDRYEIIKNHSKNYNLDNVNLHRLSIQSQGLSGEELAHVCRQAALYTLKKSISFGIDIKEMNNIPINESAFRRAIYNIKRAKTYNII, translated from the coding sequence ATGGATAATATGGATAATATATATACTATTAAAAAAGCATTAGATGAGGATAAAGGTAAATTAATAGTACGTATTTCTTTTGCAGATATGGAGAAAATGGGTGTAAATATTGGAGATACTATCTTGTTGAAAAAGGAAGATATAAGATTTGCAGTGCGAGTATTACCGATTTTAAGCAATGATGAAAATATGTTAATTCAGATAAATAAAATGATTTTAAAAAATCTTAATGCTAAAATTGATGATAAAATCATAGTAGAAAATGTAGTACTTAAACCTGCTGAATATATTAATTTTACTTTTGTTGAGAAATATAAAAAAGAAAACATTAAAGAAGATTATTTATGCAAATACTTTATAAATGCACCTGTAAAAAAAGGTCTTTTGCTAGATGTATATACTAATGGTAAGCTTGTATGTGAAGTTGAAGTTATAGATACAAAACCTGAAGGATTGGTTTTAGTAAATAAAAACACTTATATTAGTATTAAGGAAGATTTAGATGAAAATGCAAAAGAAAAGTTGTATAAGAATAATCATATAAAGGGAAAAGAAAAAATTGAAGAAAAAGAAATGCTAAAAGATTATAAATTTATATTCTTAAAAGAAGCTAGAGTAAAATGGAATGAAATAGGTGGATTAGATGTTCAGAAAGAACTTTTAATTCAAAATGTAGAATGGCCTATTATATATTCTGAATTTTTTACAAGTCTAGGTCTTAATAAAATAGACTCTTTTTTGATTCATGGAAGAACGGGTGTTGGAAAAAGTATGTTGGTTAATGCTCTGTCCAGGAAAATTAATTATAATTTTTTTTCTATAGATCCTGTTGAGTTGATTAATAAATGGTATGAAGATCCTAAAAAAGGAGTTATAGAAATCTTTAATAAGGCAATTGAAATGAAAAAAACACTGATATTTTTTGATAAAATAGATATTTTATTTTCTTCAAAAAAAATATTGAATAGCAGTAGAATTGAAAAAGCATTGTTTACATTTCTTAATGAGATGCAAAAAGATCTAAGTAAATCTAATATTATAGTATTTGCTGCTTGTAGAAAACTCAAAAATTTAAATCCTTTATTGTTGGAAAACAATACTTTTAAATTAATACTGAGTCTAGATTTACCTGATAAAAATGATAGGTATGAAATAATAAAAAATCATAGCAAAAATTATAATTTAGATAATGTCAATCTTCATAGATTATCAATTCAATCTCAAGGTTTGTCTGGAGAAGAACTGGCTCATGTATGTCGGCAAGCAGCTTTATATACACTGAAAAAATCTATTAGTTTTGGTATAGACATTAAAGAAATGAACAATATCCCTATAAATGAATCTGCTTTCCGAAGGGCAATATATAATATTAAGAGAGCCAAAACGTATAATATAATATAA